From one Triticum aestivum cultivar Chinese Spring chromosome 4B, IWGSC CS RefSeq v2.1, whole genome shotgun sequence genomic stretch:
- the LOC123092547 gene encoding uncharacterized protein has translation MDDPQQAEMAPPEDAPAHPVPHPVRGVFLNYIDYWRPRFFARPSARPAVDYGNLDFLPDYSRGYNSILDHCNGLLLYGNAWLYCVVNPATRRWERLPRMDANDYVPYLVFDPALTHGYEVLLFRREPEKPKKFDLIEFLSLLDDMSVGEEDAENEGQDEPAVEPLPRQSIEDLHRLTEWPPSQWTLPVFSSATGVAGEVICPGRRGCQDDG, from the coding sequence ATGGATGATCCGCAGCAAGCAGAAATGGCTCCGCCGGAAGACGCGCCCGCGCACCCCGTGCCGCACCCGGTGCGCGGCGTCTTCCTCAACTACATCGACTACTGGCGGCCACGGTTCTTCGCCCGTCCCTCGGCGCGCCCCGCGGTCGACTACGGTAACCTCGACTTCCTCCCCGACTATAGCCGGGGGTACAACTCCATCCTGGACCACTGCAACGGGCTCTTGCTCTACGGCAACGCCTGGCTGTACTGCGTGGTGAACCCCGCCACGAGGCGGTGGGAGCGTCTCCCGCGCATGGACGCCAACGACTACGTCCCGTATCTGGTCTTCGACCCAGCCCTGACGCATGGCTACGAGGTGTTGCTGTTCCGCCGCGAGCCCGAGAAGCCCAAGAAGTTCGACCTCATTGAGTTTTTGTCTTTGCTGGATGACATGTCGGTCGGCGAGGAGGACGCAGAGAATGAGGGCCAAGATGAACCGGCTGTAGAACCTTTGCCAAGACAGTCCATCGAAGACTTGCATCGTTTGACGGAATGGCCACCGTCACAATGGACGCTGCCTGTGTTCTCATCGGCTACCGGAGTGGCAGGAGAGGTCATTTGTCCGGGAAGGAGAGGCTGTCAAGACGATGGCTAG